From Argopecten irradians isolate NY chromosome 3, Ai_NY, whole genome shotgun sequence:
TATCACTGGAACTTGGTAGTCATGGGTTCATCAAGGGCGGTAACCCCTGACCTATACCAAAACTACCAAGGTAGGTCACTTCCATCTGAATTGACTATCTGTTAACATTAATATTCATGCCACTAAGAGTTCTGTTCTCTGATAAAATATTGTCAACCTTGTAATATTATCATTGTTGCATGGCTTATCTTTGTAAGTTCTACATATGTAACTTCCTTCTAATGAAACTTCTCCACCTTTACAGAACAACCAGCTGAGGCTACCGAGGGAGAAGCTCAACAACAGGAGGCCACGGAGGGTGGACAACAAGAGGAGACTAAACCAGAGGAGGCTCAACAGGAGGGAGAGGCAGAAGGCGAGGCTAAGCCGGAAGGCGAGGAAGTAAAAGAGGAGACACCAGCTGAGACACAGGAGGCCACTGAAGCCCCAGAGGCTCCTACAGAAGGTGAAGCTACTGAGCAAGTCTCAGAGGAGGCAGCTCAACAAGAGGAAGCACCCACGGAGCAAACTGAACAGGAAGCCTCTGCAGAGTAACAGCATTCGACGGGTTGGGTTGGGTAGGGTGGACTTAAATAACCAGACCAGGAATACCAAATATTGTGACtggaattttaaaaacaaagcacAATAGTAACAAATTGACTGCAAACTGTGTGAAAGTATAGAGAAAAAGTGGATCACCGAGATATATTAATGTGGTTAGCAGTATGTGTAATGAAAAACAGAATGCAATGTTCTTTAATACTGGCACAATTTAATACAGCATGTATATGCTATGTCCAAgccatattttcttttttaaaatgggaaaaaaaacaaagatacTCAATTGTGCtcatttatattgaaaaaagctaaagtttacaaaaaaaaattgggtAAGGCTCTACCTGTACATAAAGCAGTCCTGAAAGGAAAATGACAACAACCttgttaaaatattcatattacaCACTGTATAGCCCTGAAATTGTGCGATAAGACTGCCATTTTCTTCCAATATGTGTAAAAAGGAAATTGTCTCCCTTGGTTCTTCTGCCTTgtttcacatcatctatcaaaTTACGTTTGATCAGCAAACATGTGAAATTAATATCCATCTTTCCTAAAAATGTTCTAAACACCAGTAACCTGCATAATCATTCTCAATGCACAATAGGTTATTTGTTTGGAAAATTTATTAACCCCTTTACAAGACTGAGTGAGCTCCCCTACAGGAGATGCCAAAAGTATAATACAGACGTTCTAACTCATCAGAAAGTGTGCAACTTCATTGTTATAACTATTTAGTTTGAGAAAGACTTGGAAGACGGGACTTTTTGGGATTGTGTATTGGATAAACAAAATACTGTGATATATAAATTTGAATGCAAAGTCAATGTGGGTGTTCTGAACAAGATAAtggatttatttataattttattcaCATCCTGTACATACATTAAATTATcgctatcttataacatgtaaattttgtacatcattaaatattttgtttaccaaCCGACTTTGTTGTTGTTGAGTTATACTTAATATAAATAGCGATACTTACTGATAAAATCAAAGATTAATCGAGGATTAATATGTCTTTTAATAACATTCTAGGCGGCACGACTCGCAAGTTTATTAAAAATTCCTTCTCCTTTACAAAAGGTTACCACAGGCATAAACCAATTGAAGAAAGAATTTCTGTAAGTACCAAAACCCAAGGCTTATACAAAACTGGTTCCACTTTTCACAAGAATGCTGCTGATCAGCCAAGTGCATTaagatgtatatgtataagtaggacgtgccagatttgttggtggaggaaagccagagtacttCCAGAAAAACCATCAACTAGTGTCAGTACCTTGGTATGTGGCAAATGCCCAACATGGGTTTCAAACTTGCAACCCATACGTGGAAGACTTGCAGTAATACGTCGgagcccagtttcatgaacattccttaactttaaagaATTCCTAACTTAAAATTgcccataggaaagcattacagaagttaaggaaaaaccCTTAAGTTACATATCCTtccttaaaatatataatgatttcCTATCggaaattttaagttaaggaactccttggaatgtttgtgaaactgggcccaggatATCTTCGGCCACTCGGCCAACCCGGCCCCTACTAAGcttataaatgataaatcacaaaattaatttgttgCAAAAAGGTAGTTAGACCTGAAAATGACAAATTAAGTCTCTGCAAAAACCTGTTGGTTTACAGCATCAGAAACTGAAGCAAATATAATCCTGTTTTTATTATGCTGTTTTTGTGCAAGCTCCTGGGTGGTTAATTTCACTAAAATGACATCTAAAATTCTTCGATTACAGGAAAGTGTAACCCTTGTGATACAAGATTTTGGACGACAGTACATACCAATTTATATTTTTGAGCTCGTCCTCATCTGTATAAGCTCAAATTAGCATTTCATCTTGACAGCTGAAATTTGTTTCCCAACACAGACCTGGTATCTGAATTATCAAGCCAATAACACTCCAAACAGGCTATTATCCAAAAGCCATTAGAAATTATTTTCACaatcaatatcaaataaataaagtatatgtacatgaacagtatcaatgtattttataaaattgtgttaacaaggtcaaataaaatattttctgtaaagCTAATGTTGAAAGATTAATTATATTAGACTACACACAATATTTCCTTGATCAGCTACAGGGGTATTTCAGTTGCTGGGTTCTTTCTATTCCAACAGTTATATAGAACATGATATGAAAGAATTAGAGAATGTTCAAATATTGACCCTTTCCCCCCAAGTCTCCTTAGCTCGGAGGCCATATAAGTATACTTTAGCCCAAAATTTATTCTTATTCCCCTAAAATCCTACTGTAATCATGCAAAGTAGCAATTCAAAGGAAAAATTGACAGACAGAAGAATGCACCACAAGAGTCGCACAATGGCAAAAGTTCACCAACCCTTGCCCAAGAGAGCTAAAAAGCAAACCCTCTGTCCAGGTGAGCTAAAACATTGAAGAATATAAAGATTTCTATAATGTGATAACTGCAGTACACTCTACCAGTACATGTTATTGTATCTCTTGAGTGACAAGGTTTCTATAAATCAACATTCTGATAGCTTAGTAGGCtttttttcttgatattgtCTTTAgctaaatatttttgaaagtgtGTTAAAGCATATAAACTTgtgatataaaaaaacattctCCTTTTAATTGAAGTCTGTAAATTATAGGGGATCTGTAAAGCagtaatatgaatcatgcaagGCATGTGAAGAGCGAAGCTCTccttgtttattgtttttttcttatttcaatatatcaggagacacaatttaaaaataaaaggatGTACGGTACTTTAAAGTAGACATATAGTAGTATGTAACATAATGATTGTTAAGCataataaaacttttaatttaaacAGAAATCAAAGATAcgtgatgtgacgtcatgattccttgtgctcatctttcgcttggtggatattttgactgtattccatagcttttaatttttaaaatgttattattaatatttaaaaagaaataaaaaatgtttaattattccTGTTAATGCATTTGCATGAGTTTGGTCTCAGTATGTACTTTCTCTTATGAACATGTTACCGGAACAGAGCTTCGATTTTCGACGCGTCTAAAGAGCTTCGCTCTCATTAAAGCAAATCTTTTGATAAGATCAGATTTAATAAAATTGTGTTAAGTTATATTACAAAGCCATCTTCCTATTAAGAACATTCACATATCTAAAATAAATATTGGCTAATATCTTCATAttaatgtttctttttcttctttttatgttttttcgTAGTAGAATCACCTGAATTTCTGTCTGTCTTTATTTTCCTATAGGTATCTGAATCACCTGTTAAATCAGAACTTTCAGTGTACCTCCTTGAAGAGTAATGTTTTTTCAACTGAGATTTTCCTGAGTATTCTTCCTCTGAGTCACCAGACGATTCAGTCCGACTGGAGCGAGCTCTTTTCCGACTTGATACATAGTGTTCATCAGAATCGGAAGTTTCAGAACTTGTATGTTTTTGCTTCCTTTTTCTCCTTGTTTTCACTTTCCCTCGTTTCCTGTGCCTGCTTCTTTCTCCTTCACTGTAGCTGTCACTATCAGAACTAGAATCATAAGAACTATCATCAGATCTGTTTCTCCGTGCTTTGCGTTTTCTCCTGTCTCGATCGTCGGTTTCGGAATCTGCACAACTATCACTATCCCAAGTCCTCATTTTCATCCTTGGTTTTGATGGCTTCTTTGGACGTGTCTCTTGATTAAATTTTTGCATCAGTAATAAATCAGAGTTGCCTTTATGAGCAACTGTGTCAGATTTCTTTTCATTGCTTTGTTCTTTCTCTgttcttttatttttgtcttcACTGTCcttctttttctttctcttcTTCTTTTGCTTTTTATACTTTTTGATCTTTCTGCAATGATAAAAGGCCATATATTACAATTCAGCTGAAGAAAACTTATGATAACTCATACCAAATGCTACTGTTTTGTGGTtatttattattgttaaatgaAACATGCCTTGAAATGAAACctattatatgtataaaaagaCCAAGGTgggatttattttctttattttcaagaTATCCCTTCAATTCAACAACTTCAAGATTAGCTATACTTCAGTAATCATACCTCAAGTTCTTTGGGTAATTTTCTTGTTTTCGTTTTTTCTGCCTGCCATCTGAACTGTCACTGTCAAAATCACCTGGATACATCATCTTGTAGCCACTGTGACCCCATCTAGTcagcaaaaataaatgacattcaaGTTGTGTATAGAAGTTGGAACAGCAACACAACATATGGTGttttaattcataattttgtaCATTCCATAGAGTTGTCTGCTCTTATGTGTAGAAATCaattgtttttgtgatattgttccagatgatttgaaaacaaaagttttcagcgtagtttgttatatacatacTACAAACAACTTATAGGCACCTTCACATGGAATGAAAATACTATACTGTAATTGTCAgtgtttttgtaatatatatctctttcatatgtggatgtgaagaatagggatattctaccgaGGGTCACAAACTGTTGTAAAATCCAAGGCTTGCTGAGtgtttttcaacattttgtgatccctagggtagaatatccctatcaatgagtatttttctctcataccttaATGAATTccttacatttttaaaaattatgataTGCCGCCCAATTTGGAGGAAACCATGACTAAAAGTCAATTCTCTATAAAAAGaaattgtatgaaataaaaaaaaaataaatacaaactcCGTTTTTGCGTTCTTTAAAGTAAAGCCAGCATTGATAAGTGAATACAATTGCTGAGacaatagtaattttgttgacctagtgatgtcacaatgttgtattgcatgggtagccttataatacagcctcagccaacatgagtgtattgcataATATaacactctttcatatgtggatatgaaagaTAACCTTCGGCAAGCCtggggttttacaacattttgtgatcccgagggtagaatatccctatccttcctatccacgtatgaaagagtatttttctctcatacctcgacattttgttgcaattttactactatttttctctgccattttgaaataaatttgaaaaaaacgcaactgcaagtcaattctccatacatgaaaattgcatgatattttcaatgcaaattccgttgtttgtatcttttaaagttaaTCCACCCTAGcttctgaaaaaaaaagttaaaattgtacatggaaaatagtaattttgttgacgatGTGATGGcacaaggctttattgcatgggtagccatgcaatacagcctcaggcgacatgagtatattgccctagaccagccagaattacattttaatataattacatttaatttcaaaattgtctgtaaaattacatatattcgtaattatatgattttgagatgtacatgtatgtatccacagggagagggcttatataggcatagcctgctgcccaatccctattaaatcaaatgatttaataaaaatattatgaaaacacatgtaggtatgagagaaagcCTCAGCCaacatatttgtgttgtgtacgAGATCAGCCACTATTACACCTGTTAGTATGAGAGTAAGCCTCAGCCGACATATTTGTGTGGCGTACAAGATCAGCCACtatacacctgtaggtatgagagaaagcCTCAGCCAACATATTTGTGTGTTGTACGAGATCAGCCtctattacacctgtaggtatgagagaaagcCTCAGCCGACATATTTGTGTGGTGTACGAGATCAGCCactattacacctgtaggtatgagaaaAAGCCTCAGCCAACATATTTGTGTGGTGTACGAGATCAGCCACTATTACAACTGTAGGTATGAAAAAAAGCCTCAGCCAACATATTTGTGTGTTGTACGAGATCAGCCTCtgttacacctgtaggtatgagaaaAAGCCTCAGCCAACATATTTGTGTGTTGTACGAGATCAATCTCcgttacacctgtaggtatgagaaaAAGCCTCAGCCTACATATTTGTGTGTTGTACGAGATCAGCCTCTATTACaactgtaggtatgagagaaagcCTCAGCCAACATATTTGTGTGGTGTACGAGATCAGCCactattacacctgtaggtatgagaaaAAGCCTCAGCCAACATATTTGTGTGTTGTACGAGATCAGCCTCTATTACaactgtaggtatgagagaaagcCTCAGCCGACATATTTGTGTGGTGTACGAGATCAGCCACTATTACACCTGTCGGTATGAGAGAAAGCCGCAGCCGACTTAATTGTGTGTTGAACGAGATCAGCCGACTTAATTGTGTGTTGAACGAGATCAGCAtctattacacctgtaggtataaAAGAATAA
This genomic window contains:
- the LOC138317775 gene encoding uncharacterized protein NKAPD1-like, which translates into the protein MFTATAKTLLKNHIRHADTHNRMVEESEMWACHRKLSKIESESRDDRSRDKRRKEEHKSSRYGQSRHSNPFVGRNDSQASFLYDQRDESESPEDRGGAYMDRLESEKLVSKKEWKAAGQAQNTSDRWDHSGFEKQNHDSLAGKADGEGRWGHSGYKMMYPGDFDSDSSDGRQKKRKQENYPKNLRKIKKYKKQKKKRKKKKDSEDKNKRTEKEQSNEKKSDTVAHKGNSDLLLMQKFNQETRPKKPSKPRMKMRTWDSDSCADSETDDRDRRKRKARRNRSDDSSYDSSSDSDSYSEGERSRHRKRGKVKTRRKRKQKHTSSETSDSDEHYVSSRKRARSSRTESSGDSEEEYSGKSQLKKHYSSRRYTESSDLTGDSDTYRKIKTDRNSGDSTTKKHKKKKKKH